A genomic window from Candidatus Pelagisphaera phototrophica includes:
- the dnaA gene encoding chromosomal replication initiator protein DnaA: MPQVTEPTLIWEKVKTELSELLPRDIFDSWFVSVECLSSDGNSVVLQVPSEFSAIWINDNYLDLLTKAFQRFLGHPVTVTLVDNSADEDTVGNNTRHTNTEMSNFRGNAASANQRNKGAIDSNLNRRNTFENFVIGSNSQLAHAAAIAVAHAPAEAYNPLFVYGETGLGKTHLMHAVGHHILQNKPDARIAYLSSEKFTNEFISSIQENTLTRFRKRYRRVDVLLIDDVQFLSGKERIQEEFFHTFNELFEQQKQIFLSSDRPANEIAKLESRLVSRFQWGLVTDIQAPDFETRVAILRKKAEQHNFKVQDEIINFIAEHIVKNIRRLEGALIKVCSYSSLTGSPLDISTCEMLLSDVLMEAAKQQLTIDTIQKKVAEYFELRHSDMLSRRRPNHIAVPRQIAMYLSRELTKHSLQEIGESFGGRDHGTVIHACRQVENLVDQDDTVRHSVDYLKAQLSR, translated from the coding sequence ATGCCACAGGTCACTGAGCCCACACTAATTTGGGAAAAAGTAAAAACCGAGCTTTCAGAGCTCCTTCCACGCGATATCTTTGATAGCTGGTTTGTTTCCGTAGAGTGCCTAAGCTCGGATGGCAATTCCGTGGTCCTTCAAGTACCGAGTGAGTTTTCCGCAATTTGGATCAACGATAACTACTTGGATCTACTCACCAAAGCCTTTCAACGGTTTTTGGGCCATCCAGTAACCGTTACTTTAGTAGACAACTCCGCGGACGAAGACACCGTTGGCAACAATACGCGGCATACCAATACTGAGATGTCCAATTTCCGAGGGAATGCAGCGAGCGCCAACCAGAGGAACAAAGGAGCCATCGATTCCAATCTCAATCGTCGGAACACTTTTGAGAATTTCGTTATCGGCTCCAATAGCCAATTGGCACACGCCGCAGCGATCGCGGTAGCGCATGCGCCGGCGGAAGCCTACAACCCCCTCTTCGTTTATGGGGAGACTGGATTGGGCAAGACTCATCTCATGCACGCCGTGGGACATCACATTCTCCAAAACAAGCCTGACGCCCGAATTGCTTACCTCTCTTCCGAAAAGTTCACGAACGAATTCATTTCCTCTATTCAAGAGAATACGCTGACCCGTTTTCGCAAACGGTATCGCCGCGTAGATGTCCTTTTAATCGACGACGTCCAGTTTCTCAGTGGCAAGGAGCGAATCCAGGAAGAATTCTTCCACACCTTCAACGAGCTCTTCGAGCAGCAAAAGCAGATTTTCCTTTCAAGCGATAGACCGGCCAACGAAATAGCGAAACTCGAAAGTCGCCTCGTATCCAGATTCCAGTGGGGTCTAGTAACCGATATCCAAGCTCCCGATTTCGAGACCCGTGTTGCCATCCTGCGCAAAAAGGCCGAGCAGCATAACTTCAAGGTCCAGGATGAGATCATCAATTTCATCGCGGAACACATCGTAAAAAATATTCGCCGGCTCGAAGGAGCCTTAATCAAAGTTTGCAGCTACTCTTCTCTTACCGGAAGCCCGCTCGATATCTCCACTTGCGAGATGCTCTTAAGCGACGTGCTAATGGAAGCGGCCAAACAGCAACTCACGATTGATACGATACAGAAGAAAGTAGCCGAATACTTCGAGCTAAGGCATTCCGACATGCTAAGTCGGCGGCGGCCCAATCACATCGCCGTTCCCAGACAGATCGCCATGTACTTGAGTCGGGAACTTACCAAGCACTCGCTGCAAGAAATCGGTGAGTCGTTTGGGGGACGGGATCACGGTACGGTAATCCATGCCTGTCGGCAGGTCGAAAACCTTGTAGACCAAGACGACACCGTTCGCCACAGTGTCGACTACCTGAAAGCCCAGCTTTCAAGATAG
- the ligA gene encoding NAD-dependent DNA ligase LigA, with protein MKDVKVEAEIRALRNEIEKHDELYYRQADPEISDREYDQLKHDLEALEAAHPEWVPNDTPTQRVGDDLVEGFESYIHRLPMLSLDNTYSEDEFFAFVERIVKGLEVVSVDFVVEPKIDGVAVSITYENGKLVRAVTRGNGTEGDDITANVLFIEELPRELKGADLPDVIEIRGEIYMRNDEFDRINAERSAAGLEEFKNPRNLAAGTVKMLDRDEVARRKLSIVLYGLGFCQPEIVSSQSEFSQTLTHWGFPVGERIWETRGAEEAWQAIEELDSLRDQLPYPTDGAVVKTNRLDQQDQLGKTSKAPRWAIAFKFAAEQSETVLEGITLQVGRTGVLTPVAELRPTQLAGTTVSRATLHNQEEMQRKDVRIGDSVILEKAGEIIPAVIRVVLEKRPRDSVPFVFPESCPKCGTPTRKLEGEVALRCLNIKCPAQVKGRLQHFASRQCMDIEGLGEAVVEQLVERSLVSNLSDIFRLAYDQIVALEKFAEKSSRNLLEAIEQSKTKKLWRLIHGLGIPQVGATAAKDLAKHFGSVAHLREANVETLVEIDGIGEKTAQGIVAYFDSEVNAAVVDSLFELGVNPTAPEMIERSQAIFEGTSFVITGTLPTMKRDEAKALIESKGGKVAGSVSKKTTYLLTGESAGSKLTKAESLGVKILSEADLIQGIEKGSLV; from the coding sequence ATGAAGGACGTGAAGGTAGAGGCTGAAATCAGGGCTTTGAGAAATGAGATCGAGAAGCACGATGAGCTCTACTACCGCCAGGCGGATCCCGAAATATCTGACCGGGAATACGACCAGCTGAAACATGATTTGGAAGCATTAGAAGCGGCTCATCCCGAATGGGTTCCGAATGACACCCCTACACAGCGGGTGGGGGATGACTTGGTGGAAGGATTTGAATCTTATATTCATCGGCTTCCCATGCTTAGCCTGGACAACACGTATTCGGAAGATGAATTTTTTGCATTTGTAGAGAGAATTGTAAAAGGCCTGGAAGTGGTCTCGGTCGATTTTGTTGTTGAGCCGAAGATAGACGGGGTTGCTGTTAGTATCACTTACGAAAACGGAAAACTGGTTCGGGCAGTGACCCGAGGAAATGGGACCGAGGGAGATGATATTACGGCAAATGTGCTCTTCATTGAGGAGCTGCCGCGAGAGTTGAAAGGAGCGGATCTCCCGGATGTTATCGAAATTCGAGGAGAAATCTATATGCGTAACGACGAATTCGATCGGATTAATGCTGAGCGCAGCGCAGCTGGGCTCGAGGAATTTAAGAATCCGCGGAACTTGGCAGCGGGTACGGTCAAAATGCTAGACCGAGATGAGGTCGCTCGGCGGAAACTTAGCATTGTCCTTTACGGACTTGGTTTCTGCCAACCTGAAATCGTATCGTCACAATCCGAGTTTAGTCAGACGCTTACTCATTGGGGCTTTCCGGTGGGAGAACGAATTTGGGAAACCCGTGGCGCTGAAGAGGCGTGGCAAGCGATAGAAGAGTTGGACTCCCTGCGCGATCAACTTCCGTATCCAACCGACGGAGCGGTTGTGAAGACCAACCGATTGGACCAGCAGGATCAGTTGGGAAAGACGTCGAAGGCGCCCCGATGGGCGATCGCGTTCAAGTTTGCGGCCGAACAGTCTGAGACGGTTCTGGAAGGGATTACCCTTCAGGTCGGACGGACCGGGGTCCTGACTCCGGTTGCAGAATTGCGACCGACCCAACTTGCTGGAACGACCGTTTCGCGGGCCACTCTGCATAACCAGGAAGAGATGCAACGAAAGGACGTTCGAATTGGGGATTCAGTGATTTTGGAAAAGGCCGGCGAAATCATCCCAGCAGTGATCCGAGTAGTTCTTGAAAAGCGCCCCCGCGACAGCGTTCCCTTTGTCTTTCCTGAATCCTGTCCGAAATGTGGCACGCCAACACGCAAGTTAGAGGGCGAAGTAGCCCTTCGCTGTCTCAACATAAAGTGTCCGGCTCAGGTGAAGGGGCGCTTGCAGCACTTTGCCTCACGCCAGTGTATGGATATTGAAGGGCTGGGCGAGGCAGTGGTCGAGCAACTCGTTGAGCGTTCCCTCGTATCCAATCTTTCGGATATCTTTCGATTGGCGTATGACCAGATCGTTGCACTTGAAAAATTTGCTGAGAAGTCGTCACGGAATCTACTGGAAGCGATCGAGCAGAGTAAAACGAAAAAATTGTGGCGCTTGATTCATGGGCTTGGAATTCCACAAGTTGGGGCGACCGCAGCAAAGGACTTGGCAAAGCATTTTGGATCAGTCGCCCATTTAAGGGAGGCGAATGTCGAAACGCTGGTAGAGATTGATGGAATCGGCGAAAAGACCGCCCAGGGAATAGTCGCTTATTTCGATAGCGAAGTGAACGCAGCGGTCGTGGATTCGCTTTTTGAATTAGGGGTGAACCCCACCGCCCCGGAGATGATCGAAAGGAGCCAAGCGATCTTCGAGGGTACGAGTTTTGTCATTACGGGAACCCTGCCCACGATGAAACGCGATGAAGCGAAAGCCCTGATCGAAAGCAAGGGAGGAAAAGTCGCTGGGAGCGTCAGCAAAAAGACGACCTATTTGCTGACGGGCGAGTCCGCGGGATCTAAATTGACGAAAGCGGAAAGCCTTGGGGTAAAAATTCTTTCCGAAGCCGATCTAATTCAAGGAATCGAAAAAGGGAGCTTGGTCTAG
- a CDS encoding VanZ family protein, with protein MSTRLPLRYLIPPVALLAAVAWASSFDESSPQGPDIVNFDKVAHFFVFGLLGTLWFRWVPGPLRSNSRLAWAFLLAISYGIVDEWIQFYNPLRSSDLMDIVADGAGAATAIFVYCSWGLYRRTLETRFWDVMRGRIGKEAGAE; from the coding sequence GTGAGTACTCGTCTTCCTCTTCGATATTTGATTCCGCCAGTCGCCTTGCTCGCGGCGGTTGCTTGGGCATCGAGTTTTGACGAAAGCAGTCCACAGGGTCCAGATATCGTCAATTTTGACAAGGTGGCCCATTTCTTCGTGTTTGGGTTGCTGGGCACTCTTTGGTTTCGTTGGGTGCCGGGTCCTTTGCGATCAAACTCCCGATTAGCGTGGGCTTTTTTGTTGGCGATTTCATACGGAATAGTGGACGAATGGATACAATTCTACAATCCCCTTAGGTCGTCGGATTTGATGGACATTGTCGCAGATGGGGCTGGGGCGGCAACGGCGATTTTTGTTTACTGCTCTTGGGGACTCTACCGACGCACTTTGGAAACGCGGTTCTGGGATGTGATGAGAGGCAGAATTGGCAAAGAAGCCGGGGCTGAATAG
- the glf gene encoding UDP-galactopyranose mutase, with product MANKQVCIVGAGFSGAVIARQLAEASISSVVIDKRSHSAGNCHTDRDAETGVMVHRYGPHIFHTDIEEVWEYVNKFGEFMPFVNRPKAVVAGKVYSLPVNLHTINQFFGTSMSPAEAEEFICSKTISFEHEPANFEEQAQSMIGKELYEAFFKGYTEKQWGVSPTELPASILKRLPLRFNYNDNYFSHPHQGIPREGYTAIVDNILDHKLIDLRLSTNFTSLQNEEWQHVFYSGPIDSYYNNCFGDLGYRTLDFKEFRQDGDAQGNAVINQCDSDVPYTRTTEHKYFAPWESHDQSICFREYSRACTAGDIPYYPIRLTNDKSLLGKYVNKAETESTVTFVGRLGTYRYLDMDKTIAEALETAALYINRHKSTNQMPAFVHSPLPS from the coding sequence GTGGCGAATAAACAGGTTTGCATAGTAGGCGCTGGTTTCTCTGGCGCAGTAATTGCCAGGCAACTTGCTGAAGCCAGCATCTCCTCTGTTGTCATTGACAAGCGCTCGCACTCTGCTGGCAATTGCCATACCGATCGCGATGCTGAAACCGGGGTCATGGTACACCGCTATGGCCCACATATTTTCCATACGGATATAGAGGAAGTTTGGGAGTATGTAAATAAATTTGGCGAATTCATGCCCTTTGTAAACCGACCCAAAGCTGTCGTTGCTGGCAAAGTATATTCGCTACCAGTAAACCTGCACACGATTAATCAATTTTTTGGCACCAGCATGTCTCCTGCTGAAGCCGAAGAGTTTATATGCTCAAAAACCATTTCGTTTGAGCACGAACCTGCTAACTTTGAAGAGCAAGCTCAATCAATGATCGGCAAAGAGCTATATGAGGCTTTCTTTAAAGGCTACACGGAAAAACAATGGGGCGTTTCGCCAACTGAACTACCCGCTTCTATCCTGAAACGGCTTCCGCTACGCTTTAATTACAACGATAATTACTTTAGCCATCCGCATCAGGGCATTCCTCGTGAAGGCTACACGGCCATAGTGGATAATATTCTGGATCATAAACTGATAGATCTGCGACTCAGCACAAACTTCACATCTCTTCAAAATGAAGAATGGCAGCATGTTTTCTACAGTGGGCCGATTGACAGCTATTACAACAACTGCTTCGGAGACCTTGGGTACAGAACTTTAGATTTTAAAGAATTCAGGCAGGATGGTGACGCTCAAGGTAATGCGGTCATTAACCAATGCGATTCAGACGTACCTTATACGAGAACGACAGAGCATAAATATTTCGCTCCATGGGAATCTCATGATCAGAGCATTTGTTTTCGTGAATACAGTCGCGCTTGCACGGCTGGCGACATACCCTACTATCCTATAAGACTGACTAACGACAAATCGCTTCTGGGAAAATACGTCAACAAGGCTGAGACAGAAAGTACAGTCACTTTTGTTGGACGATTAGGGACTTATCGTTACTTGGATATGGATAAAACTATTGCTGAAGCCCTTGAGACTGCTGCTCTTTACATTAATAGGCATAAGTCAACAAACCAGATGCCCGCGTTTGTTCACTCACCATTGCCATCATAA
- a CDS encoding RsmE family RNA methyltransferase, producing MPDFRSYCPTLDPNVPQITLSADESHHLISVNRARQGDPVIIFDGFGNEWASEITIANKREAVLEGKAFNHHSPPLQRIALAQSIPKSKGLENIIRKATELGIQDIYPLISNRTETKIRDGKEKTKNEKWLGVAIEGAKQSGNPFIPTIHPAQRLDLFLEKESGNFQLKLIASLEEGSATLHGQIEKAVLNPNASGIFLVGPEGDFTETEYTQIRQADFLPVSLGPYVLKCETAAVKALSILQHEFSKWAP from the coding sequence ATGCCCGACTTTCGGAGTTACTGCCCAACTCTAGATCCAAACGTGCCGCAGATCACACTTTCGGCTGATGAGTCGCATCACTTGATCTCGGTAAATCGCGCCCGTCAGGGAGACCCGGTCATTATCTTCGACGGCTTTGGGAATGAATGGGCCTCAGAAATAACCATAGCCAATAAAAGGGAGGCTGTCTTGGAGGGAAAAGCCTTCAACCACCACTCTCCTCCTCTTCAAAGAATCGCTTTGGCCCAGTCGATTCCAAAATCGAAGGGCTTGGAGAACATCATTCGCAAAGCAACGGAGCTGGGTATTCAGGACATCTATCCTTTGATTTCCAATCGAACCGAAACCAAGATCCGCGATGGCAAAGAAAAAACGAAGAACGAAAAATGGCTCGGGGTCGCAATTGAGGGAGCGAAACAGTCGGGAAACCCGTTTATTCCCACCATTCATCCCGCTCAGCGTTTGGATCTTTTTCTGGAAAAAGAATCGGGAAATTTCCAGCTGAAGCTCATTGCCTCCCTCGAAGAAGGCAGTGCCACGCTTCACGGGCAAATTGAAAAAGCCGTTCTAAATCCCAACGCTTCGGGGATATTTCTAGTCGGCCCCGAAGGTGATTTCACGGAAACCGAGTATACCCAAATTCGCCAGGCAGATTTCCTTCCAGTCTCACTGGGGCCCTATGTGCTGAAATGCGAAACCGCCGCGGTCAAAGCCCTTAGCATCTTGCAGCACGAATTTTCTAAATGGGCCCCCTGA